Part of the Shewanella eurypsychrophilus genome is shown below.
TGATAGGACCAGAAGTCATGAATGCCACTAGAGCACCAAAGAAAGGACGCTCGCTGTGTTCAGCGTAGAAGCCTTCAGCTTGCTCTTGGCTTAGGTGAACCATTTTAGAAGCGATGATTTTCAGGCCAGCAGTTTCAAAACGGTTGTAGATTGCACCGATGTTGTTCTTTGCAACAGCATCAGGCTTAATGATAGAAAAAGTACGTTCGATAGCCATGAGAAGCTTCCTTCATAATAAACAGGTTTTAATTTTCGCGCGGATTATACGAAATTTCAGACAATAATCCTACCCTTATAGCGCGATGAATGAGAGATCTGGCACACTTTGTTTACTTTAAAAGAGATCTAAGCCGCTTTTGTCTACTATCAAAAGAAATAAGCCTTCATAATCAATTGATAAAATTGGTATTATCTTTCATCAATCCAACAAGCTTGTACCGCTTCAAGTACCCGTTCATTACAATGCTCAGGATCATCTGCAAATGCATCAAGCAATAAAATCCACTCTCGCAGATCTGTAAACCTTATAGTCTGAGGCTCAACATCAGGAAATTTTTCTAATAATTCTAACGCAATATCTTGAGAATCGATCCATTTAAGCGACATATCTAGCTCTTGGTTAAGAGTGATGACTTGAGTATAGCGGTTTCATACGTTTCGGAAGTAACAAAAAAGCCAGTCATGATTGACTGGCTTTAACGGTACAGCTTTACTCTGATATCGAAGCGTTAATTTCCTTCGCTGACCATATTCACAGTGTACTTAGGAATATCAACAACGAGATCACAGCTTGGCACCTTAGTTTGGCACGACAGACGGCTCTCAGGCTCTAGTCCCCATGCTTTATCTAACATGTCGTCTTCAAGCTCGTCGCTTTCTTCAAGTTCATCAAACCCTTCACGGATCACGACGTGGCACGTAGTACAGGCACACACTTTTTCACAAGCATGCTCGATATTAATACCGTTCTTAAGGGCGACATTAAGCACTGACTCGCCTTCATTAGCTTCAACAACGGCTCCGTCCGGGCATAACTCTGCATGGGGTAAAAATACTATTTGCGGCATCTATATTACCTATATTTATCTAAATACTATCAACCGACTGGCCTTTGAATGCCAATCGAA
Proteins encoded:
- the ndk gene encoding nucleoside-diphosphate kinase, with translation MAIERTFSIIKPDAVAKNNIGAIYNRFETAGLKIIASKMVHLSQEQAEGFYAEHSERPFFGALVAFMTSGPIMVQTLEGENAVLAHREILGATNPADAAPGTIRADFAESIDENAAHGSDSVASAEREVAYFFSAEELCPRTR
- the iscX gene encoding Fe-S cluster assembly protein IscX, coding for MSLKWIDSQDIALELLEKFPDVEPQTIRFTDLREWILLLDAFADDPEHCNERVLEAVQACWIDER
- the fdx gene encoding ISC system 2Fe-2S type ferredoxin: MPQIVFLPHAELCPDGAVVEANEGESVLNVALKNGINIEHACEKVCACTTCHVVIREGFDELEESDELEDDMLDKAWGLEPESRLSCQTKVPSCDLVVDIPKYTVNMVSEGN